From Paenibacillus sp. PL2-23:
TGCGGATATCCGCCCAGAATGCCGTTATACATAAGAGCCGCGGGATACAGCGGATCATCATAGCCTACGCCAGTGCGCAGGCCCATATTGAGCTTGCCTTGACTGACCTCCATGCGATCCACTACAAATTTGGTTTCCTGAACGTTTCGCTTCACGACAGGTCGATTATAATGGGCCGGCATGCCGGGCTTCAGCCGGAAGGACTCCGACACCAGCCTCGTGACTTCCTCCAGCGTTGTGTCGCCGACAACATATAAATCCAGCGCGGCGTTATCCAGCCATCCCTCATAATGGCGATATAATGCTTCTGGAGTAATGGCGTCTACGGCGTTTAATTGGCCAAGCGGATGGAGACGGTAAGGCTCGCCCTGGCACATTTCCTCCAGGCACCGCTCAGCCGCGTAACGCACTTTATCATTGACGATGGCTTCAAGACGCTTCTTCAGCGTGATCTTCTCCGCATCCACATATTTGCTCCGGAAGCCGTTGCCCTCCAGACATGGCTCTGTCAGCACTTCTCCCAGAAAGCCGATGGACGCCGCTAACAAAGAATGCTCCGAGCTGACGAATCGGTCATTGATAACATCCATTCGAAATTGCACGATTTGAGAGTCGCCCCTCTTGTATACATCGAAGCCGAAGCCCGCGCCGTACATGTCGTCCAGCTTCTCGCGGAACGCGATGGTCTCCGGCGTCTTCGCGGTACCTCTTCGCAGCACGAAAGGAGTCAGCGCGACAGGCGTCACATGCTCCTCCTCCAGCGGCACCCCGGCAAACAAAGATATCGCAAACGTCTTGAAACGATTCGTAGGCAGCACATGCAGGCGGATACGCTCGTGCTGTCCTCTTTGGAATGAAGACACGCGGTTTGCTCCCTTCATTAACGCCGTTTTTTTCATTTTAACTCAACAGAAATGGAAGAAGCAACCACTGCTGCGCTTGCGCAGAAGCGGCTGCTTCCCCTATAACCCGACTATTTGGTCACATGCAGAAGATATGCTTCCCGATCGTCTTGATCTGTGTTCTCGTCCAAATCCAGCTCGAAGTGGCTGTGTTCGGATTGAAGTAATAGAGACAGCCGCCGCTGGGGTCCCAGCCGTTCAGCGCGTCCTCCACCGCCTCCTTGGCCTTGGCGTTCGGAGTTAAGTAGATTTGGCCATCCGCTACGGCTGTGAACGCCCTTGGCTGGAATATGACGCCGTAAACCGTGTTAGGGAAGCTCTCCGAGCGGACCCTGTTCAGGATGACCGCTGCCACCGCAACCTGACCCTCGTAAGGCTCGCCCCGAGCTTCGCCGTATACGGCGTTGGCCATAATCTGAAGATCATTATCCGACAAGCCTAGTCGATTCGACTTGGCCATATCGCTCCCGGCTGAAGTGGCGCTGCCTTGCCCGCTTCCGCCGGTTGAGGCATTGCCTCCGCCGCCAGCGCTGGTTGTGCCAGGCTTCCAGCCCTTACTGGCATCCACAAGCTTCTTCTTGGTGTCCGCGCCGACAACGCCGTCGGACTTCAGGCCGAATTTCCATTGAAACCAGGTAACCGCGCCTTTGGTCTTCGAGCCGAAGACGCCGTCGATCTTGCCATTGTAGTAACCGAGGTAGGTCAGCCGTCCTTGCAGCTCAGTCACATCGGCTCCGGAGGAGCCTGTCTTCAGCGTCGCGCTGCTAAACGTCTCGGCCGATTCGCCGAAGCTCCTCATCAAAGTCAGTGCGCCGAACACAAGCAGGACGATGATGGAGGTCACCGCTATCAAACGATTTCTCATGTAAGGATCTGCCTTTCTCTTGCAAGTTAGTTCGCTTCAGGTAGCGTTACCTAACTCTAGTATGAGAAAGTTGTCCAGCTTCTATGCACCGTCCGACCTATCTTATGAGCTGATTCGGCCGGCTTGCAGCTGCTCCAGCGTCATCAGCACCTCTCTCGGCTTGCTTCCCTCGTAAGGACCAACAACGCCGCGCGCTTCCATCTGATCAATCATGCGGGCCGCTCGGGTATAACCAACGCGCATTCTGCGCTGCAGCAAGGATACCGATGCCTGCTTCGCCTCCACTACAATCTGGACCGCTTGATCGAACAGCTCGTCCAGCTGCAGCTCGTCATTCTCCGTCTCCTCGTCGAGCTCCGGCACCAAATCCTCCTTGTACTCCGCTTCGCCCTGGTCTCTAGCATAGCCAACTAACGCTTCGACCTCCTGGTCGGACAGGAACGCCCCTTGCACCCGGATGGGCTTCGACATGCCGACAGGAAGGAATAGCATGTCACCCCTGCCCAACAGCTTCTCCGCTCCCGCCATATCCAGGATGGTACGGGAGTCGACCTGTGAGGAGACGCCGAATGCGATCCGTGAAGGAATATTCGCCTTGATAACGCCTGTAATAACGTCCACCGAAGGCCGCTGTGTCGCTATGATGAGATGGATGCCTGCCGCTCTCGCCATTTGGGCCAGCCTGGCGATGGAATCCTCAACATCGCCGGCGGCAACCATCATGAGGTCGGCCAGCTCGTCAACGATGACGACAATATAAGGAAGGACCGCTGCGGGATTATCCGCCATCAACGTATTATAGCCCTCAATGTTCCTTGTTGACGACTTGGAGAACAGCTCATAACGCTTCTCCATTTCCACGACTATCTTCTTGAGCGCCAGCGATGCTCGGCGCGGATCTGTGACAACTGGCGCCAGCAAATGAGGGATGCCGTTGTAGACATTCAGCTCCACCATCTTGGGATCAATCATCAGAAACTTCACTTCATCCGGCTTTGCTTTGTACAGGATGCTTGTAATGATGCCATTAATACAAACCGATTTGCCGGAGCCAGTCGCACCGGCTACAAGCAAGTGAGGCATCTTGGCCAGATTGCCGACGATTGTCCCTCCGGATATATCTCTGCCAAAGGCGATGGACAGCTTGGCGGAGGAGTTAAGGAACGCCGGCGTCTCCATAACCTCCCGCATCGTCACGACGGACACCTCCATGTTGGGCACCTCGATGCCAATAGCGGATTTACCCGGAATGGGCGCTTCCATCCGAACGTCCTTGGCAGCCAGAGCGAGGGCGATGTCATCCGTCAGCCCCACGATGCGGCTCACCTTGACTCCCGTTGCCGGCTGCACCTCATAACGGGTAACCGCAGGGCCCCTCACAACATCCAGCACCTTCGCGCGAACGCCGAAGCTCTCCAGCGTCGCCTCCAGCTTGCGCTTGGAGTCATACATATCAGCGGCTTCGCTTCCTTTGGCAAGTCCGTTCGGCTTGTGCAGCAAGGTGAACGGCGGCAGACGATACGGCTTCTCCGCCTTAGCGGCGGCTTCATCCGCCATGGGACGCCGAGGCACTCCCTCCGCAGGCTCCTCACCTGACACAATGGCATCGGAATCCAACAATGGATTATGCTCCGACTCCTGCGCGTCTGCCCCTATATGCTCGTCTGACTGTAGATCCGTCCTGTCAGCATCATCCTGTATGGATTCCGCCCCATGCGCCGACGCATCCCAGCCCTGCAAGGGCTCATCATAGCCCTCTGACTCGTGGCGCAGAAGCTGCTCCGCTCGGTTGTCGACTTCCGGCATTTCTTCATCCCATGGAGGCCCATCGTTATCGTCGCGGCCCCCTTCCTTGGAAGCCTGCTGCTCGCTCTCGCTAAGCTTCCCTCCGGCGGGCTCCCAATCATCGCCAAGCTCCTTCTGCCAGGCTGGCTTGGCATCGTCCTGGGACGAGGGCTCCAGAGGCTGATGGGACAGCTCCCAATCGTCATGCCCCGGATGCGCTTCCTTGCCAGGCTGCTCCTCCTGCTTCCATGCGAAGAAGAGGGATCTCTTCTTCTTAACGGGCGCTGGCTGATACAGCGTGTCGTCCGCATCATCCATCGTCCCGTCATGCTCCCCATCACCCGGCCCCATTGCAGTAGCATTGGCAAGTGCGGCCTCCGCCGCTCGGCGCTTGCGCATGGCGGCACGTTTCGCATTCAGCAGCTTGATCAGACGGGCCGTCCGCTTGCGAAGCGTACCCAGCAGCTCTACATAGGATTTGCCTGTAATGAGCATAAACGCAATCGCGAACATGACAATGTTCATAATAACCGCGCCGTAATACCCGAACAGCATGAAGAATAAAGCGTATTGGATCGCTCCGACATAGCCTCCGCTAATCGACTTCTCCCGAATGGACACATCCAGCTCTGGAGAGACGGAGATCAGCTGATCTCGTAGGTCGGTGCCGAGCGTAGACAGAATCACGCTGCTTGTCAGCGCCTCGCCCTCCACCCCGGCAAATCGCAAATTCACTTCGGAGATGGAGCTGCTGAGCGTGAACGCCAGCACAAGAATCAGCAGTCCCGTCTTGCGGCTGGACCATGCCTTGGGCCAAGCCCGCTTGACCATAACGCTGAGACCCACATAAATGCCGACCAGCGCCAGCACAAAATAAAACTTGCCAAGCACGAGTCCGAACAGCTTGGACAATGCTCGCCCGACTGTCGCTTCCCCCGACATGGCAATGATGGATATCGTAATAAGCAATATGCCGTATACTTCATATTTCAACTGAGCGCCAATGGATTTCTTCCGTCTCTTCTTTGCCAATTCCGTCACCTCTGGTCTACCATTATATCACAGACGTGACGGTTTGGACTATGACGGGTGCTGGCGCCCCTGAGACTTCCTAATTCGTATCGTAATAGACGATGGAGCCAGGAGCCAGCTCCGGTCGCAAATAATCATTCAGCGAGCACTGCAGCAATCGAACGACCCTGCCCATCCCATGGGCAATGGGCACCACTTGCAGCATAATATCCCCTCGCCATACCTCGCAGGTCTCCTCCGCCTCATCTCCGAAGCCTTGCAGGACAAGCTCCAGAGGCATTGTCGTGTGCAGCGTCATTGCGTCATGCCACCTCCTGTCGGAACGAGTGCCGACGCTCTTCTCATTTCAATCATGCCGTTCAGCTCGCGCAGGGCATCGCCCAAGCCGCCCACTGCATTCATTAGCCCATGCTTGACGGCGTCGGTGCCAATAACCGTTGTGCCGATATCTCGGGTCAGCTCACCCGTCTTGAACATCAGCTGCTTGAACGTGGCCTCGGTGACTTGGGAGTGGGAGGTTACGAATCGGACAACACGCTCCTGCATTTTGTCCAAATATTCGAAGGTCTGCGGAACGCCGATGACCAGTCCGTTCAAGCGAATGGGGTGAATCGTCATCGTTGCGGTTTCGGCGATAAATGAATAATTGCCCGCCACCGCAATGGGCACGCCGATGGAATGACCGCCGCCTAATACGAGCGTCACCGTCGGCTTGGACAGAGTCGAGATCATTTCGGCGATGGCCAGACCCGCCTCCACATCTCCGCCTACCGTATTCAGCACGATAAGCACACCTTCAATTTTCGGATTTTGCTCCGCTGCGACGAGCTGCGGAATAATATGCTCATATTTAGTCGTTTTGTTCTGCGGGGGCAATATCATATGCCCTTCTACTTGTCCAATAATGGTCATGCAGTAGATGTTCGACTCCCCAGGAGACGGCGAAGACGCGGTTCCCAGCTGTTGAATATTTTCAACCGCAGGGTTCAGCTTTCGCTTGTCATCCCCCATAGGCTGTTCCGGTTGCTCGTTGTTTACAGTTCTGGACGGAAATAACGTGTCAGTCATACATCTATCCCCTTTTGGCTTCGAATCAGTGGCTCATCATAGTATGGGGTCGAATGCCTTTTTTATACCGCCCTTGCTCCTTGATCCATGAGGGCCAACAATAGAAAAACGCTCTTCCCGTCCGCATGCGGAGGAAAGAGCGTATTCGTATCGTGATGGGTTATCGTCGATTAGACTTCCATGATAATCGGCAGGATCATGGGACGACGACGAGTTTGCTCGTACAGGAATCGGCCAAGCGCATCCTTCACATTCGTCTTCAGGGATGCCCACTCATTGACCTTGTCGTTCATCAGCTTGTTCAGCGTAGAAGTGACAATGCGGTTGGCCTCATCCAGCAAGCCCTCGGACTCGCGGACATATACAAATCCGCGGGAGATGATGTCCGGACCGGACAGGATTGTGCCGTCCTGCTTGCTCAGCGTGACGACCACGACCAGAATGCCGTCCTGCGACAGAAGCTTACGGTCACGGAGAACAATGTTCCCTACGTCGCCGACGCCCAGTCCGTCAATCAGCACATTGCCTGCCTGCACCTTCGCGCCTTTGCGGGCAACGCCGCCTTGCACTTCAACCGTATCGCCGTTATCGACGATGAAGATGTTCTCGCGTTCCATACCGATGGCTTCCCCAAGCTTCGCATGCTGGCGAAGCATCCGATATTCACCGTGAATGGGAATAAAGTACTTCGGCTTAATCAGGTTGAGCATCAGCTTCAGCTCTTCCTGACTGCCATGGCCGGAGACGTGCACACCGGATACGGAGCCTGGTCCATAGATGACGTTGGCACCCAGTCGGAACAGCTCGTCCACCGTGCGTCCAACATAACGCTCGTTGCCCGGAATCGGCGTCGCGGCAATGATCACCGTATCCCCTGGCAATATATCAACCTTGCGATGCGTGGAACGCGCCATGCGCGTAAGCGCGGACATCGGCTCGCCCTGGCTGCCTGTGCATAGGATAACAACGCGATCAGCAGCCAGCTTGTTCACTTCCTCCGGCTCAATCAGCATGCCTTCCGGAATGTTCAAATATCCAAGCTCCGAAGCGATGCCAACCACGTTCACCATGCTGCGGCCTACGACTGCAATCTTGCGGCGAGTTGCGATCGAGGCATTAATAATTTGTTGAATCCGGTGCACGTTGGAGGCGAAGGTAGCCACAACAACGCGCTGAGTCGACTTGCGGAAGATATCCTCCAGCTCATCTCCAACATTGCTCTCCGAAGGCGTGTAGCCCGGTCTCTCGGCGTTCGTGCTGTCCGACAGAAGCGCCAGCACGCCGCGGCTGCCAATCTCCGCTATGCGCTGGAGATCCGCGAATTGATCGTTAACCGGCGTGTGATCGAACTTGAAGTCACCCGTGTGAACGACAATGCCCTCCGGTGTTTCCAGGCATACGCCAACGGAATCCGGAATACTGTGGTTCGTCTTGAAGAAGCTTGCGCGAATTGTGCCCATCTGAACCTCGGAATCGGCATTGATCAGAATGCGCTTCGTCTCGCCCAGCAGTCCAGCTTCCTTCAGCTTGCCCTCAATCAGGCCCAGCGTCAGTTTTGTTCCATACACAGGCACGTTCAGATGCTTCAGCACGTATGGCAATCCGCCGATATGGTCCTCATGGCCATGCGTGATGAGAATGCCGCGAACCTTGTCGCGATTCTCCGTCAGGTAAGAGATGTCCGGAATGACGATGTCGATGCCCAGCATGTCCTCCTCTGGAAACTTCAGGCCCGAATCGACGACGACGATGTCGTTGTTGTATTGAATGACGTACATATTTTTCCCGATTTCGCCCACTCCGCCAAGTGCGAAGATCAGCAGCTTATCTTGGTTGTTCTTTTTTGACAAGTGAATCTATACCTCCTACAAATTGTAATAAAAGCATTATCTATACATACTCAGATAAACGTCAGATGCCGCTCTGACGATCTCTTCAAAAATCAAATCATTTTATTGCCGCACCCAGTCACTTGTGTTTTATTATACATGAAGAAAAAGATGGAATACAAGTAATACCGGAGAATACATAAAAACCAGCCCGGCAGACGCAGGCTCAAACAGAAAGCCGATGCTGCTCGCACCGGCTTCTAAAGCGTCTCTCAGACGTATGAATTAGGACAAGAGCTTGCGCAAATAATCGGCTTCCGACTCATTCGCGCTCACAAGCGGCAGACGCACGCCGCCTACCGGCATACCCTTCAAGCCCAGCGCGAATTTGACCGCAACGGGGTTAGGCACAGGATGAGGACAATAAAACAGGCCTTTGAATACGGGGAACAGCTCACCGTTCAGACGGGCGGCTTCCTTCACGTTGCCGCTGACGTAGGCTTCAATCATCTCTCGCATCTTCGTCCCCACAATGTGGCTTGCTACACTTATGATGCCGTAAGCGCCCACGGACATAGCAGGCAGGGCTGCGCTGTCGTCCCCGCTGTACACCAGGAAGCCTTCCGGCGCGCCGCTAATAATTTGCGTCAGCTGCTCCAGAGAAGCGCAGTCCTTGGTAGCGACTACATTATCAAGCTCCGCAAGGCGAAGTGTCGTCTGAACGGAAATATTAATACCGGTACGGCCTTCGACATTGTACAGGATGACAGGCAGCTTCGTGGATTCCGCAATGGCTTTGAAATGCTGGAACAGCCCCTCCTGCGACGGCTTGTTGTAATAAGGAGCGACGAGCAGCACGCCATCCACTCCGCAGAGCTCCGCTTCCTTCGTCAGATGGATGGAATGGGCGGTATTGTTGCTGCCCGTTCCCGCGATCACCTTGCAGCGGCCCGCCGCGTGCTTCACGACAAATCGGAACAGCTTCAGCTTCTCTTCCTCCGATAACGTCGGCGACTCGCCTGTCGTACCGGATACAATCAAGCTGTCGGATTGCTGTTCATCAATTAAATAGTGAATTAATTTCTCCGTCGTCTGCCAGTCGATTTGTCCATCAGCATCGAACGGGGTCACCATCGCGGTGATCAATCTGCCGAACTCCATGGGGATCTGCCTCCTAATTGTTACATCTAATCAATAAGTGCGAATTTATGGACCATCCGTCTCCCGGTGCAGGTCGAACTTGGCGTGCAGCGCTCTAAGCGCTTTGGCCATATCCTCCTGCTGGACGAGAACCCATATGGTCATATTGGAATCAGCGGACTGCATGATTGTAACGCCCTGCTCCGTTAAAGCCTCCACAATACGAGCCATTACACCCGGCTGACCGCTCATGCCTCCGCCGATGACGGAAATTTTGGCGCAGCCGGATACGGCCGTGGGAGCAAAGCCGGATTGCCTCAGCAATTGCAATGCATGTTCCGCGTCATGATCAAACACCGTATAGACGGCCCCGCTTGGCGTCACGTTAATGAAATCGACGCTGATATGATGTTTGGCCATCGTCTGAAACACTTGAAGCTGCATATCATTGCGCCCGTCGAGCGCCTTGACTGTAATCTGCGTTACGCCGGCTACATGAGCAATACCCGTCACATAACGGTCCTTGACCGCCTGTGCAGCGGGCGGCGTGTCCGTGACTAGCGTGCCCGGCTCATCGGAGAAGGTCGACCGCACGCGCACCGGAATTCGAGCCTGCTGAGCAACCTCAACCGCTCGAGGATGTATGACCTTGGCACCCTGGCGCGCCATGTTGCCTATCTCCGTATAGCTTACGCAAGCCAGCTGTCTCGCTTCCGCCACAAAACGCGGATCCGCCGTTAACAACCCATTGACATCGGTATAAATATCTACGAGCTCCGCCCGCAGCGCAGCGCCCAGCGCGGTTGCAGACGTATCGCTGCCGCCGCGTCCAAGCGTTGTGAGGTCGCCGGCCGCCGTTACGCCTTGGAAGCCCGTCACAACCACGACCTTGTCCTGTCGAAGCAGCCCCATAATCCGATCCGTTCCGATCGACTTGATTCTGGCGTTGCCGAACTGATCGTCGGTCAGGATTCCCGCTCCTCCGCCAGTGAGCGCGGTTGAGGGAATCCCTCTGGACAGGAGCAGGCTGCACAAGGCGGCGGCCGAGATCATCTCTCCGCAGCCCAGCAGCAAATCCCTCTCCCTTGGGGGCAAGGCCCCTTCATTGTCTTGCATCAAGGAAAGCAGCGTATCCGTTGCATACGGATCGCCCTTGCGTCCCATCGCCGAGACAACGACGACGACGGCGAAGCCGTCCTCCCGTTCCCTGGCTATATGACGAATAACGCGGTCTCTAGCTTGCTCGGTTGATAGCGAGGTTCCTCCGAATTTCTGAACCAGAATTCGCATATCGTCCCCCTCCAATATCCACCGAAGACGAGAGCAGCGTTATACCCGTTGTGTATTCCATTAACCTCTTGCGATCCCTGTTGCTACTATTCATATATCCTGCTGCAGCTTGTTGCAGGTTGTCGGAGACCATCCGCATGACTCGACCCCATTCGACAAGTCCGAACCATACGTCGACGAATACGCCAGTAAGCCTACACTGACGCTTCCGCCGCAAGCGGGTACTGCCCATGGACGAGGGGAACAACGCGATTGCATCTCCCCTGGCGCGTCCTCAAGCAGCTGCTTGGCGTCTTCCAGTTCCAAATTATTAAGCTACGCTTACGAAAAACGTTCGATCAGGAGCGGCTGAAGCTGACGCCCTTGTAGCGCGGCTTCACACGCCTCCATCACCAGATCCATTCTCGCAACCAAAGAATTGGGCTTCTGAGTAGGATTATCTTGACCAAATGGCACAAAATAAATATGTTTAGCCACTAGAAGCTTTGCAATATTAGCGGCATTCAAGCCCAAGCCGTCGTTCGTCGAGATCGCCAGCACAAGGGGACGGCCGTTGCGCATTTGCGCTTTCGCCGCCATCAGTACGGCGCTATCCGTAATGGCGTTAGCCAGCCTGCTCGTCGTGTTGCCAGTGCATGGAGCAATAACAAGCACGTCAAGCAGCTTGGATGGTCCAAGCGGCTCCGCCTGAACGATAGTCGAAATAATCTCGTTGCCCGTAATGCCGGTCAACCGCTCCTGCCATTCCTTGGCCGTGCCGAATCTTGTATCCGTCGTAATCAATGAATTCGACACGATCGGCACAACATTGGCGCCTGCGTCCACAAACCGTTTGATCTCCGGCATAACCTCTGCGAATGTGCAGTGAGAGCCCGACAATGCGTAGCCTACCGTAATCCCGTTCCAATTCATATCCCATTCCCCCGCTCCATCGTGTCTTCCATAATCAGTTGCGATAAACAATCCGCTATGATCCGACCTGCTGTCTTGGGAGCCACGATACCGGGGAGACCGGGTGCAAGCATCGCCTTGATACCCCGCTTCTCAGCGAAGCGGAAGTCCGTTCCGCCAGGCTTCGACGCGAGGTCGATGATGACGGTCCGTGACGGTAAATTTGCGATAATTTGCGCTGTGACTATCATAGTCGGAATTGTATTAAAAAGCAAGTCAATATTCCCTACGTTTTGCAACAAGCTGCCCATGTAAAAAGGCTTAAAACCCATCTCCGAGGCGCGTGCAAAATGCTCCGATCTTCGCACGCCAACCTTCACGTTGGCGCCCAAGCCTTGAAGCGTTCTTGCCATCGTAAATCCAGTCCGGCCAAAGCCGAGCACCATGGCACTGGATCCGTGAATCGTAATGTCGGTATGCTGGATCGCCATCATCAATGCGCCTTCCGCCGTCGGTATGGAGTTGTAGATCGCTACGTCATCCCGGTCGAACAGCTCGACCAGCGCAATGCCCTTCTCCTCGCAAAGGCCTCGGAGATACGGCTTCGCCATTCCGGTATACACCTTGCAGTGCAAGGGAAGCTTCGCAATATGGGAACGCGTCAGCTTCAGCTCGCGATCGCTGAATACGGTATGGATCACACCTTGATCGTCCGTTCCGACCGCCGGCAGCAGCAGAGCGTCTACGCCCTCGAACAGCGCTTCATCGAACTCTGCATGTACGGCTCCGTCCAACGACGAGTGCAGGCCGTCGAAGCCGCAGACCGTGACGCTCGCATCCAGCTCGCTCAGCTTTCGAATGACCTCAAGCTGACGCGCGTCGCCGCCCAGCAGCAGTACTTGAACGCCTGTTAGCATCGGGCTTCACTCCCTTCTGGCAAATAGATATAGACCATCGTATGCTTCCGCCCAAGGCAGGGTGAAAAAAAGCGCACAAAAAAAGATCGGAACGCCTCCGCGCTCCGATCTCACTTCTATTATTTGACGCCTGTATGCCCGAAGCCGCCCGCTCCTCGAACCGTATCCGGAAGCTCATCGGCCTCCTCAATTACGACGGAAGGCACCTCCTGGAACACCATCTGGGCAATTCTTTCGCCGCGCGTAATGACGAACGGCTCGGACCCCAAATTTGCAAGCAGCACCTTCACTTCGCCCCTGTAATCAGCGTCGATTGTGCCAGGCGAGTTCAAGCAGGTAATGCCGTGCTTGTAAGCGAGACCGCTTCTTGGACGAATCTGCGCCTCCAGCTCCTTCGGCATCGCCATCGCGAAGCCCGTTGGCACCAGCACGCGCTCGCCTGGGGCGAGCGTCATCGGCTCCTCGACGGCGGC
This genomic window contains:
- the dut gene encoding dUTP diphosphatase gives rise to the protein MYQVLFKRLEGNDDIAIPRKMSEWAAGFDLQAAVEEPMTLAPGERVLVPTGFAMAMPKELEAQIRPRSGLAYKHGITCLNSPGTIDADYRGEVKVLLANLGSEPFVITRGERIAQMVFQEVPSVVIEEADELPDTVRGAGGFGHTGVK
- the dpsA gene encoding dipicolinate synthase subunit DpsA, translated to MLTGVQVLLLGGDARQLEVIRKLSELDASVTVCGFDGLHSSLDGAVHAEFDEALFEGVDALLLPAVGTDDQGVIHTVFSDRELKLTRSHIAKLPLHCKVYTGMAKPYLRGLCEEKGIALVELFDRDDVAIYNSIPTAEGALMMAIQHTDITIHGSSAMVLGFGRTGFTMARTLQGLGANVKVGVRRSEHFARASEMGFKPFYMGSLLQNVGNIDLLFNTIPTMIVTAQIIANLPSRTVIIDLASKPGGTDFRFAEKRGIKAMLAPGLPGIVAPKTAGRIIADCLSQLIMEDTMERGNGI